AGATCAATGTCACTTGCAAAATTGccgaggcggcggcggctgaaAGAGTTAAAAGGAGTGAGCGGCATGTGCGGCACTCATAAAATATCCTTTTTGGCCgctgctcctgttgttgtttatttatgcactGCTCGCATTGTGTGGCCAAAGTAAACGGTGATTGCCTTGTTCTCTCGCTCTGCCGTCTTTATGGTCGCCTGCCCGTTGCGGCTCCTAACCAACGAGTCGACGGCAACCCTTATTTCGTAGGAAATTTTCGGCGCTGCTACCCAGTTGTTGCCTGTGCAACGTTCCTGCCACTGCCCCTGCCCATGCCcctgccgctgccaacgccccTTCTGTAGCCCATCAATCCGTTAGTGCGCTTTTACAACTTGTCAGTCATTTGAACAAAACTAATTTGCATGTCATTTCTTTAGCacacttgaaattttgaacaTTTTGCACGAAATACAGCAAACCTGCCCGTGGTCCGGGGGGCCAAAATGGGTTTGTTGGGTTTGTTGGCCTGTCGACAGTGGGTGGGCTTGGCAGCCATTTCAGCGGGAACTGCCAGCAGTGGATGCATTAGTAAACAAGTCTGCAAGCCTCTAATTGAACACAGGCAACTTCGAGCTTCGTTCAAAGCATTCCTGTTCCTCTAACTATTCGCAGCACataaagatatttattttcttggaATGTTTAACTCGTAACTAACTGAAGGCCGAAGCTATTTTTGctagtttaatttttctattatCCTACAGTTTGTAACTTGATGAATGGTACTTATAAATAGGAATACATCAGTATATATCTACAGAACATTCAAGTAActcttaaaaacattttaaaagtcTGAATTCGATCGAACAAAAGTCTCAGTCAGCGGTCTCTTCTtcaataataaagaaaaaatatatatttaaataggcATTATAgcgatatatattataaaactaaaagCATTAAATTTGTTCAAAGATTTATACCGCaatcaatataattataaaatatttaatgacaTCTtcgctgattgactgattgacgaCTGTTGCCAAACGCACAGAATAAACTGTAGGGGCTTTGtgaaagaatatatatactctttagGGTAAGCTGAAGCGTCTatctgcctgttatatacattggCACAAGTCATTATACCCTCTACTTTTGCAAGGGGTACcgggtatacaaaatataagcTGAAGTTGAATTGAGAGATTTGCGAATGTAAGTAAAAGTCATATGAGTTTCTTGGAGCGCATACATTTTACTTGCTTCAATTGTGCGTCCAACGATAACACGTGCACTCGAAGGCAATTTTGGATTGGAAAAGGAATTGTTGATTAAAATgtgcaaacaaaatgaaacacGCCAACAATTAGCGAATTTTGTGCGAATACGGAAGCCGAGATCAGAGAACTGAGCGTCAGCAACGCAGCTCATCCAACTCTTGCAGATCCAGTGCCCATCTCCTCCAGCATCCCCAAGAGCGGCTGCACGGTATGCAAGCTCTATATGACATCGCCGTCGGGCTCCGGGGGCGACGGTGACTGGGCATTGTGCTGGGCCAGTTTCCTCTCGTAGGCATCGATCTGGGCGGCAATAgtcgccagctgctgctgtatgAAGTCGCACAGGCGCAGTATTTGTTGCACGCTGCGCTCGCGACGCTGCTCCAGTGTCTCCCGTCTTGGCGGCTGGATCActcgctgcggctgcggctgggCCGCCTCCCCCTGCACGCCATCGCCGGCGCCGCGATGCTGCGGCGCCAATGGCGCCTCAAATATGATCTCTGCATCGCCGCCGCCCATGTGGGCCATATGGTTAGCGGGCGCGACGGTGGGTATGCCCACAACATGATTATTATCGCCAATATTACCAACATCTCCAGCCTGGCCCTCATTGCCCATCGCCCCCCAGCCGCCCAGCTGTCTTCTGGTCCGCAGCATCGGCTGTCGCGCATACCGCTCGATATGGCCGCGCATCGGGGTCATCATCGTCATTGGCATCGTCattggcatcggcatcggcatcggcatcggtgTCGGCATCGTCAACGGCAACATCATCGGCATCTCCATGCGTTCCATATAGTCATAAATGTTCTGTCTATGGCGGCGGCGTCGGTTGATCAAAATattgctgtggttgttgttgttgctgttgttgtgattgttgttgttgttgttattgttgttgttgttgctgttgctgttgctgttgttgttgttgctgttgttagtATTGCTGTTCGTATTGTTGTCAGTGGTTCTGGTGGTAGTTGTGTTGTTGTAGTGattattgttggtgttgttgttgttgttgttgttggtgttgttgttgttggtggtggtaGTCGTATTGGtggtggtgttgttgttgctgttgctattgttgctattCGACGCCATTGCTATTTTGTGGgcgttttgaattttaaaaccGAAACGGAAAAGTTTTGCGAGCGCCAAGCGAATTTCTAAAAGTTTGAAGCGTGCTTGTAACCCGATCTGTATGCCGATGAAATATAACTGAAAAAATCTGACAAACATTGACACAACTAAGTCTCCCGCTGAATACTAAGACCAGGCCTACTGAAACCATTTACATTTCACATTCTCGAAGCCCTGCCAAAGAATGGCGCAACGAAATCCGCGTAGCGAGacttttttttactttaaatgTATCCAATGAAGCGAAAACAAAGTGAAAAGCCATCCAAAAGGGAGCCAACTCTTGAAAtaatcgaaaaacaaaaactgtttACAGAAAAAGACAAGTTTTCGATTCccgaaaaatattcaaaagctAAGCAACGTCTTCTAAACGTCAAGAACAAATTCCCACACATTGTCACAACGGTTCCAATTAAATTCATTATTGccaatcaatatttatatcaCCTCCGTCTGAATCAACGAAGAAGGCTTACTTTtctgtgaaatattttttattactttgTTCCAGcagattttgcaaaattgattaaaatatttgatgttTATAGTCAGCTTTCTGTCACACTTTCAGGTGTAAAGTAGGCctcataaaaattaaaaaatgttctttAATGCAAGGCCTTCCCGactcaaaaacatttttatttttttcatttttctattgTTAAGGGTTCATTGAACTTCTTCGTATTAccgatatatatacatatatatatatttgatgaaGCTATCGTCATCGTAGCGTAATGGACTAGGCTTAAGCATGCTGAACAAGGAGTCTCTAGGGATCGAACTCTTGAGAAGTTGGAAGCTAGAAATATCCTCCATACGCTCGCCTGAGATTCGAACTCGAATTTCTATTCAGATGTTTTATCAAGTACAAGACACAAATTTTAGTTactcaataaaatataaacatgaaAAGCGTTAAGCTTTATATGGTTCTGAGCAATTGAAACTAAAGAACAACCCTCAGATGCGAGAGCACACActcacgtacacacacatagggTAACTGTTATGCTAAGCTTTACAATATTATGCACGCTTTTTTGGCAGGACACGCTTATAAAAATGGCAGCACAGGTAGACAGGACAGTGGCAAGGATACTGGAGACCCAAAAGCGGCCAACACAAATCATATTACAAAACTTTACACGCTTAAGAGCGCATGTAATTGGCTTTTGAAATGTACGCGCGGCAAAAGGTTAACACGTTTTTCGTAACCAGGAGCCAGGAGCCAGAAGCCAGTAGCCAGGCGCAGAGTAGATGGAAGCCAGTGGCCAGTGGCCAGTGGCCGGGACAATGGGCGAAAGTCCGAGCCGAGCAACGCTTAGCCCCGATGTGCTAATAACAATAAGTGTCGTTTGTGCCAGTAAAATGTCGTCGTTGTGAGTGTGTTCACTTTTGAAATATGAGTAGACCAGGAGCAGAGCAGACCGAACGACAGACCGAAGGACCCAGGCAAGGACAACGGCTGCCAGGCTGCCTGGCCTGGCAACCCCTTGATGCCACTAGCTAATTTTCGCCGCCGCCAACAACTTAGAGtgtgccgttgttgttgcctcttgttgctgttgttgttgttgttgctgctgctgttgttttttttttgctgttggcGTTGGCTATATCCTTGAAACTTTTGGCGCTAGACATGTGCTCGTTTTAGCCGTGACGTATATTTAACATGCCACACcgcaactccaactccaactccaactccagctAAAACAGTGAAcaatagcacacacacacacacacacacacacacacacacacacacacacacacacacacacacaagtacacAATCATACCCCTCCAGCAGCGCTGCCCCGCCCGTCTGTGTATATTACGATTTTTGAGTGTTGGCATGTTTGCTGTCAGAAAATTGTCAGAATTTTATGGCCCCATTGGAACTACGTTTTGCTTGATTCCCATTATTACCCCccttaatgcattttttttatttatttattatagttgttgttgctgttgttgtttgcgttTTAATATTGTTGCGCTAGAATTTTCAGCAGACTCgatgattggaaaaaattgaCAGGCATCTAGCAAAAGCGATCACTATATACcagccatatatatatgtgccaATTGTTTGGCAACACAATTGTGCAggatttgttattgttgctgttgttgaagGTAACTCAACATTGACTGCACATTATGACGTAAACAGAGGCGGGGAAAGTCAATAGAATATTCGTTAATAATCGAATTAAACGAAATAGGTAGACGTGTTTTATGCGACAGGGCCAGACTATGACATACCCTCGAGCCATCTGCGAATTGTCATAACATTTGTACGTttctatatagaaaatatactatatacaccATATACTATatccacacacaacaaacattgctgctgctttgctcTGTgtcacaatttaaaaaagtttttattgcGAATTCTCCACGTTTAATTATTGcttaatatatgcaaaattaagGATATTCCCCCagcgaaaaaaacaaaaggaagcATCATCTGATATAAGAAAacctatatataataataatctatcttaagcagttgcagttgcgtGTAATATTATGCAACAGGCAGACAAACGGATTAACAAACGGACGAAGTTCTAGAATcacgaatatatataagtatttacaTTTTAGGATGGCATATGCTTTCTCCTTCCagtaacttatatatataacaagcTTATGAAGAATATCGAATATATATCTCTCTGACTAACTAACTATTGCACAGGTTATAAGATCAGAATTACTTGACTAGCAAACATCATGCTTTTAATGCTAATATAGACTCGGAGTTATGTATCAAATTGCGAATAATCAAGTTGAGCTGATATAATTTTAAGCAACTTATTTAATTCTATATTGGAACTGCGACAGGTCAGCACTCAAAGGCAAAACCTAATCTAAAGCCAAAGCCTTGACATACATTCGGGCAATGGCCGCCAGAGGCAGGACTCGCGAGTCGCGCTGCCTCTCCCCATTGACCCTTCACGCATTTAAATGTTGGCACTCAGAGCACTCACAACGGGTTCCCGTTCAACGTTTTCCCTTGCCACTGCCCCTTTTGGTCGGTTTGGCTTATATTCGGCAACTGTTTTTGCATCTCCAGAGTCGCAACTGAAtctgtatgcgtgtgtgtacgtgtgtgtgtgtgcgtgtgtgcgtgtgtgtgccgccATTGTTTGGTTATCTAATGCCCGCCAGGGGGCCGATCCCCGGAAAAATACATCATAAGTCCAACATTCTGAGTCCTTGTTCTGCTCGACTGTCTGCATATGCTTGATAATGTTATTCCGCGTTGTAGCTAACCCACCTCCATACACGATCTCGTAAATGTTACCCCTCTCCTCAGCCATCTATGGCATTGCTGTTTGAAGTGGTTGCACGATTTGGATTTTGATTTCAATGCCACTCAACTGGCCGTTGCCGTCCTGGGAAAATCGCCTTAAACAGTCCATTTCGGAAATGCGAAAAACGCGACCGAGTGCAACCCCGGGACGAACTAGCAGGCTCAGAAGCAGAGGCAGGGACAGGGGCAAGCGCAGTGCTCGAATCACAGGGGGCTGGTTGCTGAGAAGCTGAGTCGCATCAGTCGACCCATTGGCCATGCACGGGGTGGTTTTTCATTATCATTTGCCCtgcacataaattatttattgatagcgattttccaaaaaagataacagtagcagcagcagcagaaccagcAGGCAGCGAGGCCAGCTTCTATATACTTTGGTCGCGAATCCGCCAGGACGCGAACGCGGATACCAGGACACTGTCTCACTTGGAATGTGCTTCGCATGAACACAAGCGAGCACATGTACCAGTCAGAATTTGTGTGTATCAGTGTATGTGTGCCAGTGGCCACTCAATGCTTACCACTCGATATAgttgttgatattgttgtAACTCTTGATGTtgttttatctgtttgtgtgtgcatctgtgtgtctgtgtgtgtgtgtgtgcacccTAAATCGACACCCCGACATTTCACCCGGGCCCGgatgtacataaatatttataagtttgtGCCTTTGCCGCATTATGCGAAATACTATATAAAAACCatattaatatgcatttgCGTTTTCAAGTAAATAGCCAAGGGACATACACATAAATGTGTGCGTAAGCACATTTATGTACTTTACAAagaaagacaaacaaaatat
This window of the Drosophila virilis strain 15010-1051.87 chromosome X, Dvir_AGI_RSII-ME, whole genome shotgun sequence genome carries:
- the LOC116652085 gene encoding uncharacterized protein, producing MASNSNNSNSNNNTTTNTTTTTNNNNTNNNNNNNTNNNHYNNTTTTRTTDNNTNSNTNNSNNNNSNSNSNNNNNNNNNNNHNNSNNNNHSNILINRRRRHRQNIYDYMERMEMPMMLPLTMPTPMPMPMPMPMTMPMTMMTPMRGHIERYARQPMLRTRRQLGGWGAMGNEGQAGDVGNIGDNNHVVGIPTVAPANHMAHMGGGDAEIIFEAPLAPQHRGAGDGVQGEAAQPQPQRVIQPPRRETLEQRRERSVQQILRLCDFIQQQLATIAAQIDAYERKLAQHNAQSPSPPEPDGDVI